From Kingella potus, a single genomic window includes:
- a CDS encoding cell division protein ZapA produces MNDIRQVPVSVMGRTFSIGTPESEQEILLQAVALLNKKTEAVQNGGRIVETDKILIVAALNAIHDLLKISIQDGLAIGDFERRIGDMVQACDKALAKVA; encoded by the coding sequence ATGAACGACATCCGGCAAGTCCCCGTTTCCGTCATGGGGCGCACATTCAGCATCGGCACCCCTGAAAGCGAGCAAGAAATACTCCTGCAAGCCGTTGCCCTGCTGAACAAAAAAACCGAAGCCGTCCAAAACGGCGGACGCATCGTCGAAACCGACAAAATCCTCATCGTTGCCGCCCTCAATGCCATACACGACCTTCTGAAAATATCCATACAGGACGGTTTGGCAATCGGAGATTTTGAGCGTAGAATAGGCGACATGGTTCAAGCGTGTGACAAAGCCCTTGCAAAAGTGGCCTAA
- the rplM gene encoding 50S ribosomal protein L13 — protein MKTFSAKPHEVKREWFVIDAQDKVLGRVAAEVASRLRGKHKPEYTPHVDTGDYIIVINADKLRVTGDKFEGKKYYRHSGFPGGIYERTFRQMQEKFPGRALEKAVKGMLPKGPLGYAMIKKLKVYAGAEHAHAAQQPKVLELK, from the coding sequence ATGAAAACCTTTTCAGCCAAACCGCATGAGGTGAAGCGCGAATGGTTTGTTATCGACGCGCAAGACAAAGTCTTGGGCAGGGTAGCAGCCGAAGTCGCCAGCCGCCTGCGCGGCAAGCACAAGCCCGAATACACCCCCCACGTCGATACCGGCGATTACATCATTGTCATCAATGCCGACAAACTGCGTGTAACCGGCGACAAATTCGAAGGCAAAAAATACTACCGCCACTCCGGTTTCCCCGGCGGCATCTACGAGCGCACTTTCCGCCAGATGCAGGAAAAATTCCCCGGCCGCGCATTGGAAAAAGCTGTTAAAGGCATGCTGCCCAAAGGCCCTTTGGGTTACGCCATGATTAAAAAACTCAAAGTGTATGCAGGTGCGGAACACGCACATGCGGCACAACAGCCCAAAGTTTTGGAATTGAAATAA
- the rpsI gene encoding 30S ribosomal protein S9 has product MNGKYYYGTGRRKSSVARVFLQKGNGQIIVNGRPVDEFFARETSRMVVRQPLVLTENAESFDIKVNVIGGGETGQSGAIRHGITRALIDYDAALKPALSQAGFVTRDAREVERKKPGLRKARRAKQFSKR; this is encoded by the coding sequence ATGAACGGTAAATATTACTACGGCACAGGCCGCCGCAAAAGTTCGGTTGCCCGCGTATTCCTGCAAAAAGGCAACGGCCAAATCATCGTAAACGGCCGCCCCGTCGACGAGTTTTTCGCCCGCGAAACCAGCCGCATGGTGGTGCGCCAGCCTTTGGTTCTGACTGAAAACGCCGAATCGTTCGACATTAAAGTAAACGTTATCGGCGGCGGCGAAACCGGCCAGTCCGGTGCTATCCGCCACGGCATTACCCGCGCTCTGATCGATTACGATGCCGCCTTGAAACCCGCGTTGTCCCAAGCCGGTTTCGTTACCCGCGATGCGCGCGAAGTGGAACGTAAAAAGCCCGGTCTGCGCAAAGCACGCCGCGCGAAACAGTTCTCCAAACGCTGA
- the argB gene encoding acetylglutamate kinase encodes MTSLPHSVPAALKAQVLSTALPYIRRFAGSIFVIKYGGNAMTEQSLKEGFARDVVLLKMIGIHPVVVHGGGPQINEMLEKIGKKGEFVQGMRVTDAETMSIVEMVLGGSVNKEIVSLLNRCGGNAVGITGRDNRFIRARKLLLDIPGQKSADIGQVGTVSAIDTSLVRYIIGHGGIPVIAPIGEGDNGEAFNINADLVAGRLAEEIGAEKLLMMTNTGGVMDKNGKLLSSLNTQRIAELTADGTLSGGMLPKIQSALEAAAKGVKAVHIIDGRTPNALLLETLTDEGIGTMISA; translated from the coding sequence ATGACTTCCCTCCCCCACTCCGTTCCCGCCGCGCTTAAAGCACAAGTGCTCTCCACAGCCCTGCCCTACATCCGCCGCTTTGCCGGCAGCATCTTCGTCATCAAATACGGCGGCAACGCCATGACCGAGCAAAGCCTCAAAGAAGGCTTCGCCCGAGATGTCGTTCTGTTGAAAATGATCGGCATCCATCCCGTCGTCGTCCACGGAGGCGGGCCGCAGATTAACGAAATGCTGGAGAAAATCGGCAAAAAAGGCGAATTTGTCCAGGGAATGCGCGTAACCGATGCGGAAACCATGAGCATCGTCGAAATGGTACTCGGCGGCTCGGTCAATAAAGAAATCGTCTCCCTGCTGAACCGCTGCGGCGGCAACGCCGTCGGCATTACCGGCCGCGACAACCGCTTCATCCGCGCACGCAAGCTGCTGCTCGACATACCCGGGCAAAAAAGCGCGGACATCGGCCAAGTCGGCACCGTCTCCGCCATCGACACCTCACTCGTCCGCTACATCATCGGCCACGGCGGCATTCCCGTCATCGCCCCCATCGGCGAAGGGGACAACGGCGAAGCCTTCAACATCAATGCCGATCTGGTGGCCGGCAGATTGGCCGAGGAAATCGGTGCGGAAAAACTGCTGATGATGACCAACACCGGCGGAGTCATGGACAAAAACGGCAAGCTGCTGTCCAGTCTCAATACGCAACGCATTGCCGAACTGACTGCCGACGGCACACTCTCCGGCGGAATGCTGCCGAAAATCCAATCCGCGCTGGAAGCCGCAGCCAAAGGCGTGAAAGCCGTCCACATCATCGACGGCCGCACTCCCAACGCCCTGTTGCTGGAAACCCTGACCGACGAAGGCATCGGCACCATGATTTCCGCGTAA
- the ptsP gene encoding phosphoenolpyruvate--protein phosphotransferase translates to MGIVLHGVAAGKGIAIGRAHLVVRGREEVPQYALSDNEVAAETARFDSAVKTTRRQLEQIRSAIPENAPTELGAFISLHLMLLSDVTLSREPADIIAEQQINAEWALKIQTDRLGAQFDAMEDEYLRQRKQDMLQVAERIHNNLIGTGNELNLDANLLDDTILIANDLSPADTVQFKEQRVTAFVTDAGGPTSHTAILGRSLDIPSVIGLSNARRLISEHEWVIVDGINGILIINPDDVVTAEYRRRLRAYKSKQRELGKLKNTAATTADGIQIELSANIETADDIKALHALGGDGVGLFRSEYLYLNRDTLPDEEEQYAVYSALVRKLKGKPLTIRTVDLGVDKNPRWFGQNGSPNGSLNPALGLTGIRLCLAEPVMFRTQMRAILRAAAHGPVKIMWPMITSVDELKQCRVHLDTARRQLAERDETAGTVQTGCMIEIPSAALTVSSLLKHTDFISIGTNDLIQYTLSVDRGDDAVSYLYQPAHPAVLRLLAHILRTAHRMNKPVSLCGEMAGDTLYTRLLLGMGLRSFSMNTNNILAVKDIVIHSSIDRLEQDILRILRNEDPDKADKLLKQLNGQEEAV, encoded by the coding sequence ATGGGTATCGTGCTGCACGGAGTGGCCGCAGGCAAAGGCATCGCCATCGGCCGCGCCCACCTGGTCGTACGCGGACGCGAAGAAGTGCCGCAATACGCCTTATCAGACAACGAAGTGGCCGCCGAAACCGCCCGTTTCGACAGTGCCGTGAAAACCACCCGCCGCCAGCTCGAACAAATCCGCAGCGCGATCCCCGAAAACGCCCCCACCGAACTGGGCGCGTTCATCTCCCTGCACCTGATGCTGCTCTCCGACGTAACCCTGTCGCGCGAACCGGCCGACATCATCGCAGAGCAGCAGATTAACGCCGAATGGGCGTTGAAAATCCAAACCGACCGCCTCGGCGCACAGTTTGACGCAATGGAAGACGAATACCTGCGCCAGCGCAAACAAGACATGCTGCAAGTGGCCGAACGCATCCACAACAACCTCATCGGCACCGGCAACGAGCTCAACCTCGATGCCAACCTCCTGGACGACACCATCCTCATCGCCAACGACCTCTCCCCCGCCGACACCGTCCAATTCAAAGAACAGCGCGTAACCGCCTTCGTAACCGACGCGGGCGGCCCCACCAGCCACACCGCCATCCTCGGCCGCAGCCTCGACATCCCCTCCGTTATCGGCCTCTCCAACGCCCGCCGCCTCATCAGCGAACACGAATGGGTCATCGTCGACGGCATCAACGGCATCCTCATCATCAACCCCGACGATGTCGTAACCGCCGAATACCGCCGCCGCCTGCGCGCCTACAAAAGCAAACAGCGCGAACTGGGCAAACTCAAAAACACCGCCGCCACCACAGCCGACGGCATCCAAATCGAACTCTCCGCCAACATCGAAACAGCCGACGACATCAAAGCCCTGCACGCCCTCGGCGGCGACGGAGTCGGCCTGTTCCGCAGCGAATACCTCTACCTCAACCGCGACACCCTGCCCGACGAAGAAGAACAATACGCCGTCTACTCCGCCCTCGTCCGCAAACTCAAAGGCAAGCCCCTCACCATCCGCACCGTAGACCTCGGCGTAGACAAAAATCCCCGCTGGTTCGGCCAAAACGGCAGCCCCAACGGCAGCCTCAACCCCGCCCTCGGCCTCACCGGCATCCGCCTGTGCCTGGCCGAACCCGTCATGTTCCGCACCCAGATGCGCGCCATCCTCCGCGCCGCCGCCCACGGCCCCGTCAAAATCATGTGGCCGATGATTACCTCCGTAGACGAACTCAAACAATGCCGCGTCCACCTCGACACCGCCCGCCGCCAGCTTGCCGAACGCGACGAAACCGCCGGCACGGTGCAGACCGGCTGCATGATCGAAATCCCCTCCGCCGCCCTGACCGTATCCAGCCTGCTCAAACACACCGACTTCATCTCCATCGGCACCAACGACCTCATCCAATACACCCTCTCCGTCGACCGAGGCGACGATGCCGTCAGCTACCTCTACCAGCCGGCCCATCCCGCCGTCCTGCGCCTGCTCGCCCACATCCTGCGCACCGCCCACCGCATGAACAAACCCGTCTCCCTCTGCGGCGAAATGGCCGGCGACACCCTCTACACCCGCCTGCTGCTCGGCATGGGGCTGCGCAGCTTCTCCATGAACACCAACAACATCCTCGCCGTCAAAGACATCGTCATCCACAGCAGCATCGACCGCCTCGAACAAGACATCCTGCGCATCCTGCGTAACGAAGACCCCGACAAAGCCGACAAACTGCTCAAACAGCTTAACGGACAGGAAGAGGCCGTCTGA
- a CDS encoding HPr family phosphocarrier protein, with product MQKQDIEIINKLGLHARASSKFVQTASPFKSEVWVTRNGQRVNGKSIMGLMMLAAAKGSTVTLETEGEDEAAAMQALAALIGNRFGEGE from the coding sequence ATGCAGAAACAAGACATCGAAATCATCAACAAACTCGGCCTGCACGCCCGCGCGTCCAGCAAATTCGTTCAGACGGCCTCCCCCTTCAAAAGCGAAGTATGGGTAACGCGCAACGGCCAGCGCGTCAACGGCAAAAGCATCATGGGGCTGATGATGCTCGCCGCCGCCAAAGGCAGCACCGTTACCCTCGAAACCGAAGGCGAAGACGAAGCCGCAGCCATGCAGGCACTCGCGGCACTCATCGGCAACCGTTTCGGCGAAGGAGAATAA
- the cytX gene encoding putative hydroxymethylpyrimidine transporter CytX: protein MSGKPLSASSAALIWFGASVSVTEIAAGTLFAPLGWERGMLAQILGHLIGGVLFFAAAYIGAVTGKSSMESVRLSFGRRGSVLFSAANVLQLIGWTAVMVYYGATVSAALGRELLQADSYLLWALAIGALIVVWLLSGARETGRLKVAVVSAMLLVMLWLSWKVFGATPAAAAAPAGEMSFGTAVELSAAMPLSWLPLAADYTRNSQRPVAASAASAVSYTLTSCWMYALGLAAALFTGQSDAAAILLGAGLVTAGVFVVVVSTVTTAFLDTYSAGVSANNIWRGFAEIPVAVAVTLLGTALAVFLTMSEYEGFLLLIASVFAPMAAVLITDFFVMKRRDTSLDFDWAGLAVWLAGFVLYRYLLAAEWESGIGLTAPVMAAVAALTVAVRLLTRRQTQ from the coding sequence ATGTCGGGCAAACCCCTTTCCGCTTCTTCCGCCGCGCTGATCTGGTTCGGCGCGTCGGTATCCGTTACCGAAATCGCCGCCGGCACCCTGTTCGCCCCTTTGGGTTGGGAGCGCGGGATGCTGGCGCAGATTCTCGGCCACCTGATCGGCGGCGTGCTGTTTTTCGCGGCGGCGTATATCGGCGCGGTTACGGGCAAAAGCTCGATGGAGAGCGTGCGCCTGTCGTTCGGGCGGCGCGGCTCGGTCTTGTTTTCGGCGGCCAACGTCTTGCAGCTTATCGGCTGGACGGCGGTAATGGTGTACTACGGCGCAACGGTCAGCGCGGCTTTGGGCCGGGAGCTGTTGCAGGCGGATTCGTATCTGCTTTGGGCTTTGGCGATTGGTGCGCTGATTGTGGTGTGGCTGCTGTCGGGCGCGCGGGAAACAGGCCGTCTGAAAGTGGCGGTGGTGTCGGCGATGCTGCTGGTGATGCTGTGGCTGAGCTGGAAAGTGTTCGGCGCAACGCCTGCCGCCGCCGCCGCGCCTGCCGGAGAAATGAGCTTCGGCACGGCGGTGGAACTGTCGGCGGCGATGCCGCTGTCGTGGCTGCCGCTGGCGGCGGACTACACGCGCAATTCGCAACGCCCTGTGGCCGCTTCGGCCGCTTCGGCGGTGTCGTACACGCTGACAAGCTGCTGGATGTACGCGCTCGGTCTGGCGGCCGCGCTGTTTACCGGCCAGAGCGACGCGGCGGCGATTCTGCTCGGCGCGGGGCTGGTAACGGCGGGCGTGTTTGTGGTGGTGGTGTCCACCGTTACCACCGCGTTTCTCGACACCTATTCCGCCGGCGTGAGCGCGAACAACATCTGGCGCGGCTTTGCCGAAATTCCCGTGGCCGTGGCCGTTACGCTGCTGGGTACGGCTTTGGCGGTGTTCCTCACCATGAGCGAATACGAAGGCTTTCTGCTGCTGATTGCGTCGGTGTTCGCGCCGATGGCGGCGGTGCTGATTACCGACTTTTTCGTGATGAAACGCCGCGACACCAGCCTCGATTTCGACTGGGCGGGGCTGGCGGTGTGGCTGGCCGGCTTCGTGCTGTACCGCTACCTGCTGGCCGCAGAATGGGAAAGCGGCATCGGCCTGACCGCGCCCGTGATGGCGGCGGTGGCGGCTCTGACCGTGGCCGTACGCCTGCTGACCCGCCGCCAAACGCAGTAA
- a CDS encoding FAD-dependent oxidoreductase, with translation MTQNIAIVGGGLSGRLTAMQLAERGCAVTLFEKGARDGADSAAYVAAAMLAPAAEAADATPEAVLLGEKSIALWRGIASRLDTPVMMQENGSLIVWHTQDKPLAVQFGQRLERAGAQSVHWHAADIAAHEPQLAGRFSDGLYLPAEGQLDNRQMLNALAGRLDTLGVQTLWHTEADPAHLAGKYGWVIDCRGYGAKDAWNKRPSANSENQGSRLRGVRGEVVRVYAPEVELRRPVRLLHPRYPLYIAPKENHLFVIGATQIESESQAPVSVRSGLELLSALYAVHPAFGEAQVLETATGLRPALNHHNPEIRYDPSARLIEINGLFRHGFMIAPAVTAAAVRLAEHLAGGGSVPDADEESGLAYIRV, from the coding sequence ATGACGCAAAACATCGCCATCGTCGGCGGCGGGCTGTCCGGCCGCCTCACCGCCATGCAGCTTGCCGAACGCGGCTGCGCCGTTACCCTGTTTGAAAAAGGCGCGCGCGACGGCGCGGATTCCGCCGCCTATGTCGCCGCCGCCATGCTCGCGCCCGCCGCCGAAGCCGCCGATGCCACGCCCGAAGCCGTGTTGCTCGGCGAAAAAAGCATCGCGCTTTGGCGCGGCATCGCGTCCCGCCTGGACACCCCCGTCATGATGCAGGAAAACGGCAGCCTGATTGTGTGGCACACGCAGGACAAGCCCCTGGCCGTACAGTTCGGGCAGCGGCTCGAACGCGCGGGCGCGCAAAGCGTGCATTGGCACGCCGCCGACATCGCCGCACACGAACCGCAGCTTGCGGGGCGTTTTTCAGACGGCCTCTACCTGCCCGCCGAAGGCCAGCTCGACAACCGACAGATGTTGAACGCCCTTGCCGGCCGGCTCGACACCCTCGGCGTGCAAACCCTGTGGCACACCGAAGCCGATCCCGCACACCTCGCGGGGAAATACGGCTGGGTAATCGACTGCCGGGGCTACGGCGCAAAAGACGCTTGGAACAAAAGGCCGTCGGCAAACTCCGAAAATCAGGGCAGCCGCCTGCGCGGCGTGCGCGGCGAAGTCGTGCGCGTGTATGCCCCCGAAGTGGAGCTGCGCCGCCCCGTGCGCCTGCTGCACCCGCGCTACCCGCTCTACATCGCCCCGAAAGAAAACCACCTGTTTGTCATCGGCGCGACCCAAATCGAAAGCGAAAGCCAAGCCCCCGTGAGCGTGCGCAGCGGCTTGGAACTGCTGTCGGCACTCTATGCCGTACACCCCGCCTTCGGCGAAGCACAGGTATTGGAAACCGCCACCGGCCTGCGCCCCGCGCTCAACCACCACAACCCCGAAATCCGCTACGACCCGTCCGCGCGGCTGATCGAAATCAACGGCCTGTTCCGCCACGGCTTCATGATTGCCCCCGCCGTAACCGCCGCCGCCGTCCGCCTGGCAGAGCATCTGGCCGGCGGCGGCAGCGTACCCGATGCCGACGAAGAGAGCGGATTGGCGTATATTCGCGTATAA
- a CDS encoding META domain-containing protein: protein MKTVWQTAALLALAACTAGQNPQAGQTPAGQSRAQDAAAPSLEGGWRIAEIGGAALPADANARLSFDAARSAFGGSAGCNKLSGSYEAGASGLKFAAPASTLMACEPALMKREQALAAALEQTAAYAFDKGSLLLKDKQGNTLLKAVK, encoded by the coding sequence ATGAAAACCGTTTGGCAAACCGCCGCCCTGCTCGCCCTTGCCGCCTGCACCGCCGGCCAAAACCCGCAAGCCGGCCAAACGCCTGCGGGGCAGAGCCGCGCCCAAGATGCCGCCGCCCCGTCTCTGGAAGGCGGATGGCGCATTGCCGAAATCGGCGGCGCAGCCCTGCCCGCCGATGCAAACGCCCGCCTTTCTTTCGATGCGGCGCGTTCCGCATTCGGCGGCAGCGCGGGCTGCAACAAGCTGTCCGGCAGCTACGAAGCAGGCGCGTCCGGCCTCAAATTCGCCGCGCCCGCCTCCACCCTGATGGCCTGCGAACCCGCCCTGATGAAGCGCGAACAGGCTTTGGCCGCCGCGCTGGAACAAACCGCCGCCTACGCGTTCGACAAAGGCAGCCTGCTGCTGAAAGACAAGCAGGGCAACACGCTGCTCAAAGCGGTGAAATAG
- the thiE gene encoding thiamine phosphate synthase — MTFPPLRAPLKFYAVVPTAEWVKRMAEAGADTVQLRCKTLSGDALRREIAECVAACAGGKTQLFINDHWREAIEAGAYGVHLGQEDMDTADLAAIAAAGLRLGLSTHSVNELARALSVHPSYVASGAIFPTTTKQMPTAPQGLDKLREYVKQAGNTPVVAIGGIGLDNAEEVLQTGVSSLAAVRAVTEAENPEAVVKAFQALWD, encoded by the coding sequence ATGACCTTCCCCCCCCTGCGCGCCCCGCTCAAATTCTACGCCGTCGTCCCCACCGCCGAATGGGTGAAACGCATGGCCGAAGCAGGCGCGGACACCGTCCAGCTCCGCTGCAAAACGCTCTCGGGCGACGCGCTGCGCCGCGAAATCGCCGAATGCGTTGCCGCCTGCGCGGGCGGCAAAACCCAGCTTTTCATCAACGACCACTGGCGCGAAGCCATAGAGGCGGGCGCATACGGCGTACATTTGGGGCAGGAAGACATGGACACCGCCGACCTGGCCGCCATCGCCGCCGCAGGGCTGCGCCTCGGTTTGAGCACGCACTCGGTAAACGAACTCGCCCGCGCCCTGTCGGTGCATCCCAGCTACGTTGCCAGCGGCGCGATTTTCCCGACCACCACCAAGCAAATGCCCACCGCGCCGCAGGGCTTGGACAAGCTGCGCGAATATGTGAAACAGGCGGGAAACACGCCCGTCGTGGCCATCGGCGGCATCGGTTTGGACAATGCGGAGGAAGTGTTGCAGACCGGCGTATCGTCGCTGGCGGCCGTCCGCGCCGTAACCGAAGCCGAAAACCCCGAAGCCGTCGTGAAAGCGTTTCAGGCCTTATGGGATTAG
- the thiS gene encoding sulfur carrier protein ThiS, protein MHIILNGEPAELHGATLADLIAQAAPQKPFAVAVNTEFVAKSAYAQTRLHENDKIDIVRPVVGG, encoded by the coding sequence ATGCACATCATCCTCAACGGCGAACCCGCCGAACTGCACGGCGCAACCCTGGCCGATCTGATCGCCCAAGCCGCGCCGCAAAAGCCCTTTGCCGTGGCGGTGAACACCGAGTTTGTCGCCAAATCCGCCTACGCGCAGACCCGCCTGCACGAAAACGACAAAATCGACATCGTGCGCCCCGTCGTCGGCGGCTAG
- a CDS encoding thiazole synthase: MLTLYRHTFPSRLLLGTAAYPSPDILRMSVEAAHPAMITVALRRAQSAGETHGQGFWELLQQTGIPVLPNTAGCQSVQEAVTTAQMAREVFETDWIKLELIGDDDTLQPDVFQLVEAAGILIADGFKVLPYCTEDLIACRRLLDAGCEALMPWAAPIGTGLGVVHGYALRVLRERLPDTPLIIDAGLGLPSQAAQVMEWGYDGVLLNTAVSRAGDPVKMARAFAQAVEAGRAAREADPVEARAQAQASTPTVGLPFWHSAQY; this comes from the coding sequence ATGCTCACCCTGTACCGGCACACTTTCCCCTCCCGCCTGCTTTTGGGCACGGCCGCCTATCCCAGCCCCGACATCCTCAGAATGTCGGTGGAGGCGGCGCATCCGGCGATGATTACCGTGGCGCTGCGCCGCGCCCAAAGCGCGGGCGAAACCCACGGGCAGGGCTTTTGGGAGCTTTTGCAGCAGACCGGCATCCCCGTGCTGCCCAACACCGCAGGCTGCCAGAGCGTGCAGGAAGCGGTAACCACCGCGCAAATGGCGCGCGAAGTGTTTGAAACCGATTGGATTAAACTGGAACTCATCGGCGACGACGACACCTTGCAGCCCGATGTGTTCCAACTGGTCGAAGCCGCCGGAATCCTGATTGCCGACGGCTTCAAAGTGCTGCCCTACTGCACCGAAGACCTCATCGCCTGCCGCCGCCTGCTCGATGCGGGCTGCGAAGCCCTGATGCCCTGGGCCGCCCCCATCGGCACCGGCTTGGGCGTGGTGCACGGCTACGCGCTGCGCGTGCTGCGCGAACGCCTGCCGGATACGCCGCTGATTATCGACGCGGGCTTGGGGCTGCCCTCGCAGGCGGCGCAGGTGATGGAATGGGGCTACGACGGCGTGCTGCTCAACACCGCCGTGTCCCGCGCGGGCGACCCCGTCAAAATGGCGCGCGCGTTTGCGCAGGCCGTGGAAGCGGGACGTGCCGCCCGCGAAGCCGACCCCGTGGAGGCACGGGCGCAGGCGCAGGCCTCCACACCCACCGTCGGCCTGCCGTTTTGGCATTCGGCGCAATACTGA